Proteins encoded together in one Mustelus asterias unplaced genomic scaffold, sMusAst1.hap1.1 HAP1_SCAFFOLD_1410, whole genome shotgun sequence window:
- the tmod4 gene encoding tropomodulin-4: MAHLDMQKYLNIDEDQILGQLSEDELQQLDNELTEMDPENALLPAGLRQRDQTKKDPTGPYDRDQLLGYLKKEAMEAEDKEDLIPFTGEKRGKPFVAKVREKTQFEKDADVILEPELEEALANATDAEMCDIAAILGMYKLMSNKQYYDALGSGGIMNTEGINSVVKPDSYEYKPFPDEPPNDTNVEETLQKIKDNDRDLVEVNLNNIKDIPVQTLKEFAEALKQNTQVKKFSMAATRSNDPVAHALAEMLRENSALLSLNIESNFISGAAMLLIARAMKENETLTELKIDNQRHQLGDAAEMEIAQMLERNTTIVRFGYHFTQQGPRARAAIALTKNNELLRQQRKR; encoded by the exons ATGGCGCACCTTGACATGCAAAAGTACCTCAACATCGATGAGGATCAAATCCTCGGGCAACTCTCTGAGGATGAACTTCAACAGCTGGACAACGAGCTGACGGAGATGGACCCCGAG AATGCTCTCCTGCCAGCGGGATTGAGACAGCGAGATCAGACGAAGAAGGACCCAACGGGGCCTTATGACCGTGACCAGCTGCTGGGATACCTAAAGAAGGAGGCGATGGAGGCGGAGGACAAGGAGGACTTGATACCGTTCACTGGTGAGAAGAGAG GAAAGCCATTTGTTGCAAAGGTGCGGGAGAAGACACAGTTTGAGAAAGATGCGGACGTTATTCTGGAGCCAGAACTGGAGGAAGCTCTGGCTAATGCCACGGATGCGGAGATGTGTGATATTGCCG CTATCCTGGGAATGTATAAACTGATGAGTAACAAGCAGTATTACGACGCTCTCGGAAGTGGTGGGATAATGAACACAGAGGGGATAAACA GTGTGGTGAAACCGGATAGCTACGAGTACAAACCATTTCCAGATGAACCTCCGAACGACACCAACGTGGAGGAGACCCTCCAGAAGATTAAAGACAACGATCGCGACCTGGTCGAAGTCAACCTGAACAACATCAAG GACATTCCCGTACAGACGTTGAAGGAGTTTGCAGAAGCTTTGAAGCAGAACACACAGGTGAAGAAATTCTCCATGGCGGCTACTCGTAGCAACGACCCTGTCGCCCAC GCACTGGCTGAAATGTTGAGGGAGAACTCCGCGCTATTGAGTCTTAATATCGAGTCGAATTTCATTAGTGGTGCAGCGATGCTGCTTATTGCCAGGGCAATGAAGGAGAATGAAACCCTGACAGAACTCAAAATAGATAACCAG CGACACCAGTTGGGAGATGCTGCAGAAATGGAGATTGCCCAGATGCTGGAACGGAACACCACAATCGTGCGATTTGGATACCATTTCACTCAGCAGGGCCCACGAGCCCGGGCTGCTATCGCCCTGACAAAGAACAATGAGCTAT tgCGCCAACAGAGAAAGCGATGA